In the genome of Fimbriimonadaceae bacterium, one region contains:
- a CDS encoding SdpI family protein — translation MNNRTAWILAALLFAGVGAYTAVVFPKLPAEIPTHWGITGQPDDWSEKGQACLFMLGMMVGIPLLLQVLSFLSPKGYEVDSWRKTLNIITISVMALAGYLTIAMLQAGLNPKVDFGRYLIGGLMLFFAIIGNWMGKIRKNFWVGVRTPWTLASDEVWNKTHRFAGRLWTAVGAISTVLALSGVSLALVFAIMITAALYPVLYSLIIYRQMNPPNKSTMTAVVLLLCAGLSVQAHSQTPSYESKELSFKGAGGFELKGTLFMPKVSGEKKVAAVLLLPGSGAPDRDGNVGTAYVTNTYKEIAVHLVQQGYAVFRFDKRSVPSSYASQYPKTVEGMADLMVWENFIGDAIEGYRLLRKQEGVDTSRVVIAGHSEGGLITAQIAHDLAKTQEAPKGIMLLAGPGRRIDIAMMDQLELQLGLQIPDLATREQYLDYSRRAIAQIRKDGTLPADNAPPGLDTLFNRATVKLLRSYFTIEPTSFAAAYDGDVFVMNGEFDSQISPTKDAQLLVEAYNKRTKGTCELFIVPKASHMYKQVTGLTDNSTTGPVVQEALNAMTKWLEGHIRG, via the coding sequence ATGAACAATCGTACTGCCTGGATTCTGGCTGCTCTGCTCTTTGCTGGAGTGGGGGCATATACAGCCGTCGTTTTTCCTAAATTGCCTGCGGAGATTCCTACTCATTGGGGGATCACGGGCCAGCCAGACGACTGGTCTGAAAAAGGGCAAGCGTGCCTTTTTATGCTGGGCATGATGGTGGGCATTCCACTTCTTCTACAGGTGCTTAGCTTCTTATCTCCGAAAGGATATGAAGTTGATTCCTGGCGAAAAACGTTGAACATTATCACGATCAGCGTCATGGCCCTCGCGGGCTATCTCACCATCGCGATGCTCCAAGCTGGGCTCAATCCGAAGGTTGACTTTGGCCGCTATCTGATCGGGGGGCTGATGCTGTTTTTTGCGATTATCGGCAACTGGATGGGCAAGATCAGAAAGAACTTCTGGGTGGGTGTGCGCACGCCCTGGACCCTAGCCAGCGATGAGGTTTGGAACAAGACTCACCGATTTGCAGGCCGGTTGTGGACGGCTGTCGGTGCGATCTCCACAGTCTTGGCCCTTTCTGGCGTCAGCTTAGCGTTGGTCTTTGCGATCATGATCACGGCGGCTTTGTATCCCGTTCTGTACTCGCTCATCATTTATCGCCAAATGAACCCACCTAACAAGTCCACGATGACAGCTGTTGTTTTGCTGCTATGCGCTGGGCTATCGGTGCAAGCGCATTCTCAGACTCCAAGCTACGAATCGAAAGAGCTGAGCTTTAAGGGAGCAGGTGGATTCGAACTCAAAGGCACGCTCTTTATGCCCAAGGTTAGTGGCGAGAAGAAGGTTGCTGCAGTCTTGCTGTTGCCGGGCTCAGGAGCGCCGGACCGTGATGGCAACGTGGGCACTGCGTACGTCACCAACACGTATAAAGAGATCGCTGTTCACCTTGTCCAGCAAGGGTATGCCGTATTCCGGTTCGACAAGCGCTCAGTCCCATCGAGCTATGCGTCTCAATATCCAAAGACGGTTGAAGGCATGGCCGATCTAATGGTGTGGGAGAACTTCATCGGCGATGCGATCGAGGGATATCGGCTGCTTCGGAAGCAAGAGGGTGTGGACACAAGCAGAGTTGTTATCGCTGGGCATAGTGAAGGCGGCTTGATCACGGCCCAGATCGCTCACGATCTTGCCAAGACCCAAGAGGCGCCAAAAGGCATTATGCTACTCGCGGGCCCAGGGCGCAGGATTGATATTGCGATGATGGACCAGTTGGAATTGCAACTCGGGCTTCAGATTCCTGACCTTGCCACGCGCGAGCAGTATCTCGACTACTCGCGAAGAGCCATTGCTCAGATTCGCAAAGACGGGACGCTGCCAGCCGACAATGCACCACCTGGCCTTGATACCCTCTTTAATCGGGCTACCGTGAAGCTTCTTCGTTCGTACTTTACAATTGAGCCCACATCGTTTGCCGCTGCGTACGACGGCGATGTGTTCGTCATGAACGGAGAGTTCGATTCCCAAATCTCTCCCACTAAGGACGCGCAGCTGTTGGTAGAAGCCTACAACAAGCGCACCAAGGGTACTTGCGAACTCTTCATCGTGCCGAAGGCAAGCCACATGTACAAACAAGTCACGGGTCTAACGGATAACTCGACGACGGGCCCAGTTGTTCAGGAGGCTCTAAATGCGATGACGAAGTGGTTGGAGGGGCATATTCGGGGTTAG
- a CDS encoding ADP-ribosylglycohydrolase family protein yields MTEATTHQIRILNCLLGTAIGDSLGLPFEGLSPIRAAKLFKGPLRHRLYLNRGMVSDDTEHALITYVALRDSDGDVEEFERLLAKGLRGWFLAIPPGIGISTAKACLRLCFGISQKRSGVYSAGNGPLMRAPIIGAFFADDADKAMAFAKASARITHTHPLAEQGAALVALATFGSAQSDPIRFKKLVKDLPLDPIWGDPLQPPKVHPKGVGRFVVDTAKAALSVWQEHPSDLDSAIDQAIRMGGDSDTTAAVVGGIVGAHPQGKVNEQWLKALRDWSGRPARLQRIVIEGGRTISYPAQLLRNGLLLGLALGHGFRRMLPPY; encoded by the coding sequence GTGACCGAGGCCACAACCCACCAAATCCGAATCCTGAATTGCCTCCTCGGAACAGCCATCGGAGATTCGCTCGGGCTTCCGTTCGAAGGCCTCTCCCCTATCCGGGCTGCCAAGCTCTTCAAGGGTCCTCTGCGCCACAGACTGTACTTGAACAGGGGCATGGTCAGCGACGATACCGAGCACGCGCTCATCACTTATGTCGCCTTGCGCGACTCCGATGGCGACGTCGAGGAGTTCGAAAGACTGCTTGCCAAGGGATTGAGAGGGTGGTTCCTGGCGATCCCACCGGGCATTGGCATCAGCACGGCTAAGGCGTGCCTGAGGCTTTGCTTCGGGATTTCGCAGAAGCGATCGGGAGTCTATTCCGCGGGGAATGGCCCGCTCATGCGAGCCCCGATCATTGGCGCGTTCTTTGCCGATGACGCAGACAAGGCCATGGCCTTTGCCAAGGCTTCGGCAAGAATCACGCACACCCATCCCCTTGCTGAGCAGGGTGCCGCCCTCGTCGCCCTCGCAACGTTTGGCTCCGCCCAAAGTGATCCCATTAGGTTCAAAAAACTCGTGAAGGATCTACCACTTGATCCCATTTGGGGAGACCCCCTCCAGCCTCCTAAAGTCCATCCCAAAGGAGTCGGACGATTTGTGGTTGACACTGCCAAGGCTGCGCTCAGCGTCTGGCAGGAGCACCCGTCCGATCTCGACAGTGCGATTGATCAAGCGATAAGAATGGGAGGCGATTCCGACACCACGGCAGCAGTCGTGGGTGGCATTGTCGGCGCACATCCGCAAGGAAAGGTCAATGAGCAATGGCTGAAGGCACTAAGGGATTGGTCAGGCAGGCCGGCAAGACTCCAACGGATCGTGATTGAAGGCGGGCGAACCATCTCGTACCCGGCCCAACTCCTGCGCAACGGCCTGTTGTTGGGATTGGCCTTGGGACACGGATTCAGGCGGATGCTCCCACCATACTAA
- a CDS encoding 2,3,4,5-tetrahydropyridine-2,6-dicarboxylate N-succinyltransferase, translating to MQTEIESLFDNPPSAYTAEHRALFDAFLAELNAGKVRSAEPDAGSPTGWKVNAWVKKGILCGFRMGGLVAFDVPGQPFFDKDTYPLKPLTVEDRVRVVPGGSSIRTGSYVAPSVTCMPPMYVNVGAYVDEGTMIDSHALVGSCAQIGRRVHLSAAAQIGGVLEPIGALPVIIEDDVLVGGNCGVYEGTVVKRGAVLGTGTILNQSTPVYDLVNETVISAKEGPLVIPENAVVVAGSRAIQRGIGKDWGLSLYTPVIVKYKDEKTAGKIQLEDLLR from the coding sequence ATGCAGACTGAGATCGAATCGCTTTTCGACAATCCGCCGTCGGCCTATACCGCCGAGCATCGTGCCCTCTTTGATGCCTTCCTCGCCGAACTTAACGCGGGCAAAGTGCGCTCGGCTGAGCCGGATGCAGGTTCGCCGACCGGATGGAAGGTCAATGCTTGGGTGAAGAAGGGGATCCTTTGCGGGTTTCGTATGGGCGGACTCGTCGCCTTCGACGTTCCCGGACAGCCTTTCTTCGACAAAGACACCTATCCGCTCAAGCCTCTGACCGTCGAAGATCGAGTGCGCGTGGTTCCCGGCGGGTCGAGCATCCGCACGGGCTCCTACGTCGCCCCCAGCGTGACCTGCATGCCGCCGATGTATGTGAACGTCGGCGCGTACGTGGACGAGGGCACGATGATCGACAGCCACGCGCTGGTGGGAAGCTGTGCCCAGATCGGCAGACGTGTCCACCTCTCGGCTGCCGCCCAGATCGGGGGAGTATTGGAGCCAATTGGCGCATTGCCCGTAATCATTGAGGACGACGTCCTTGTCGGGGGCAACTGCGGCGTGTACGAAGGGACCGTTGTGAAGCGGGGGGCCGTGCTGGGCACGGGCACGATCCTGAACCAATCGACGCCGGTTTACGACCTGGTGAACGAGACCGTGATCTCGGCCAAAGAGGGTCCGTTGGTTATCCCAGAGAATGCCGTCGTGGTCGCCGGTTCACGGGCGATTCAACGAGGAATTGGTAAGGATTGGGGCTTGAGCTTATACACACCGGTCATCGTGAAATACAAAGACGAGAAGACGGCAGGGAAGATTCAGCTGGAAGATTTACTTCGTTAA
- the dapA gene encoding 4-hydroxy-tetrahydrodipicolinate synthase: MTKFRGCASAIVTPFRADGSLDEATLRKLVKRQIDSGMDFVVPCGTTGESPTLTHQEHLRVVEITVEECNGKVPVLGGAGGYNTAEVISLANELKRIGVDGILSVTPYYNKPTQEGLYAHYKAIAEGVDLPIVLYSVQSRTGVNIEAPTVLKLAEIPNIVAIKEASANIGQIATICAERPEGFGVLSGDDAITLAMIGHGAEGLVSVAGNEIPKEMADLVHLALAGDFAGARAIQKKFILLMNVNFAEASPGPVKYVMSKMGLLEPVIRLPLVLPRPDTRAKLDAVMAQVGIG; encoded by the coding sequence CGCGGCTGTGCAAGCGCTATCGTTACACCGTTCCGAGCCGACGGCTCGCTCGACGAAGCCACCCTGCGCAAGCTCGTAAAACGTCAGATTGACTCCGGGATGGATTTCGTCGTCCCCTGCGGCACCACCGGCGAAAGCCCGACCCTCACCCACCAAGAGCACCTTCGAGTCGTCGAAATCACGGTAGAGGAGTGCAACGGGAAGGTTCCAGTACTCGGGGGAGCAGGCGGCTACAACACCGCCGAAGTGATCAGCCTTGCCAATGAGCTGAAGAGAATTGGAGTGGACGGCATTCTTTCTGTCACCCCCTACTACAACAAGCCGACCCAGGAAGGTCTCTACGCCCACTATAAAGCGATTGCCGAGGGTGTCGATCTTCCCATCGTGCTCTACAGCGTCCAGTCCCGAACGGGCGTGAACATTGAAGCCCCGACCGTGCTTAAGCTCGCCGAGATTCCAAACATCGTCGCGATCAAGGAGGCTTCCGCAAACATCGGGCAAATCGCCACCATTTGCGCCGAGCGGCCCGAAGGTTTCGGCGTTCTTTCTGGCGATGACGCAATCACGCTGGCGATGATCGGTCACGGCGCGGAAGGACTCGTCTCGGTGGCTGGCAACGAGATTCCTAAGGAGATGGCAGACCTCGTTCACCTCGCGCTTGCCGGAGACTTTGCCGGAGCAAGAGCCATCCAGAAGAAGTTCATCTTGCTTATGAACGTGAACTTTGCCGAAGCCAGCCCTGGCCCGGTCAAGTACGTGATGTCGAAGATGGGTCTGCTGGAGCCTGTTATCCGGCTCCCGCTCGTTCTGCCTCGGCCCGATACTCGGGCCAAGCTCGATGCGGTGATGGCGCAGGTGGGAATCGGCTGA